A stretch of DNA from Rheinheimera sp. MMS21-TC3:
CATAGCTCTGTTACTTGCTTAGCTGTTAAGTCTGCTATGAGTTTCTGCAGTAACTGTTTACCAAGGCCTTTACCCTGATGATTGGGATTAACGCATATATTAAATAGCTCAGCTTGATCGGCCACTATTTTGCAAAATACAAAGCCAATAAGCTGGTTATCAATGACTAGCTTATAATTGAAATACAATCCACTTAAACTAGATTGAAAAGCCGTTACTGGCCAGGGGTAAGGATTGGCTGCTAACTCAATTTGGTGAAGCGCAGGGATATCTGCGACCGTTATTTCGCTAAAGATCATGCCACACTCTGCTGTTGCAAAAACTGCCATAACTGCTTTTTATCTAAGCTAGAAAAATTAAACTCTTCAGGCACAATTAAGCAATCTTGTTCAATAGCATAGCCTGAGCCTTTAACCACCTGAGTAAGCTGTGGTAGCAAGATCTGTAAATCTAGCAATAGATTAGCACTTATTGGCAAGATAGTTTTTTGAGGTACTTTTTCAACTGCGGCTTCACTAGTCTGCGAAGCTGCCATACTAAGTTTAAGAGGGGTAATGCCTAGCGTTTTTAATAGGTTATTCTGACTCGGTGATAAGTTCATCATCTCACCTTATAAGAAGTGGCAGGGGCGGAGGGATTCGAACCCCCAACCATCGGTTTTGGAGACCGCTGTTCTACCAATTGGAACTACGCCCCTAACGCTAGAGTGGCCATTATACAAAAGCGCAGTTAAAGGTAAAGCAAAAAACAACCTTAACTCAATCAATTGCATATAAAACAAGCATCCAGATTCTTTATTAAGCATAATTCAACAACCCAGCTATATAGCTGGGTTCGCTATAAACTATTACTTAGCTTTATCGCTACGATATTTATCAAACCAATATAAAATATAAGCCGTTTTAGCCATTAAATTACTAGGTCGACTATAGATAGAATGTGATGCTTCGGGGATCCGCACCATAGCTGTTTCTACACCTTGTAATTGTAAGGCTTGATAAAACTGCTCTGTTTCAGAAATTGGAGTCCGATAATCAGCCTCACCTGTCATTAACATGGTCGGTGTTGTTACATTACCCACATAGCTAATAGGCGAATATTTTAAATAATGCTCAGGATTTTGCCACGGTAAAGCAGGAAACCAGTACTGAGAGAAGTAACTATACATATCGGCATTTAAAACAAAGCTAAACCAATTTATAACTGGCTTAACCGATACAGCAGCAGCAAAACGATCGGTGTGCCCTACTATCCAAGCAGTAAGTACACCACCGCCACTGCCTCCAGTTACAAAGAGTTGTTTTTCATCTATAAAGCCTTTTGCAATAACAGCATCAACACCATCCATTAAATCATTAAAATCTGTACTAGGATAATTATGATGAATAAGATTTGCAAAATCTTCGCCATAGCTTGTACTGCCTCTTGGGTTAGTGTAAAGCACCACATAACCTTTAGCTGCCATTAGCTGCAACTCCATGGCAAATTGAGGGCCATATGCAGTATGAGGGCCACCATGGATTTCTAGAATTAAAGGATATTGCTTACTAGGATCAAAGTTAGGCGGATACATTACCCAGCCTTGAAGATTACGCTTATCAACTGTCGAGCTATACCAAATTTCTTCAACTTTACTAATGCTACGATTAAATACTAAATCAGCATTAAAATCTGTGATTGTTTTCGTTTTACCTTTACTGACTATAGCTAACTCAGCAGGATGTTTAGCACTCATTTGGGTATAAGCAATAATGCCAGTATCAGCGGCAGAAAATTGACCGCCACTATAAGGCCGACTATAAGAACCACCACCCAGGTCGGATACTAAGGTTGAACGTTTACCTGATAGTGATTGACTCGCCAGAATGCCAGCCCCCTCACTATCATACTGTATATACAAGCCTTTACTATTAGCCTGCCACTGAAAACTATCAATAGCTCTATCAAGATCTTCAGTTAAGTTACGTTTATTAGAACCGTCTAAATTCATCACATATAAACGATTAGCTTGATGGCCTAGTTTACGATCATCATAGCCAACATAAGCAATTAACTTACCATCAGGTGATAGTGTCGGCTTACTATCCGGGCCGTCACGTTCGGTTAGGGCAATTAACTTTCTAGTTGAGATATCAAGTTTATATATTTCAGTATTAACAGGTTTACTTTGCCAATCAGGCTGTCTATTAGTTGAAAAATACAGCGATTTACTATCTAAAGACCAACTTATATCACCACTATGGTTATAATCACCTTCAGTTAATTGAATAGCTGAACCGCCATTAGAAGACATAATATAAATATGTCTAAAACCCAGTTTGGTATAACCCGCGCCATCAACTCGATACTGTTTATTATCGATATAAATAGCAGGTTTAGCCCAATCAGCACCAACTGGCTTGCCAGCTAAAGTAATAGGTGCTTGCATATTTTTTTCAGTAAACATACTAAAAGCTAACCAATGACCATCCGGTGACCAAGAAATATTTGAAGGACTACTGGCGAGTTGACCTAGCTGCGAGCTGCTACCAGTATCTAACCATTTGACATGAATTTGACCATTAACAATATAAGCTAGTCTATTTTGATCGGGAGACCAGCGAGGAGAGCTGGCATTAATATCTTTGTCGGTTAATGGCTGTAAGCTTTTGCCATCAACAGTACTTAACCAAAGCGTACTACGACGTCGATCAGTTTGCTTATCCATCCAGTTTCGGACAAATACTACCCTTTTTCCTGCTGCGTCAGGCTGTGGATCAGAAACAAACTCTAAATCAAACACATCTTCATACTGCAACGGTTTAACTTCTGCGGCACTTATACTTGCTGTGTAGATTAAGAATAAAGGTAGACACAGATAGTTAGTTATTGTTTTTAATTTCATCTGACTTCTCATTATTGTTAACATCATCTAGATACTACCCCATTAACAAATTAGGCTGTAGAGGTTTCGATTAAATAAAAGATTTAAGGGATATATAGCTGATAATTTGTAGGGATTTAAGTAAATTGCGATTTAATAGCAGACAATAACAGACCCCAGCTCATCGATTCTATTGAGTAATGTCTTGGCATCTTGGGCGGTGAACTACTTTGCGGCCACCTTCCATGGTAGCCGCCGCTGCGCAGTCAGCTGAGCTGACCCAATTCGTTCCTGACGAATTGGTCGCATGGGTCGCCCTGCTCGAGGAGTTTACCTGCCGGCGAACAAATACAAAAAAGCCCTAGTCTTTCGACTAGGGCTTTCTTTGTATTGGGTGCCTGGCGGTGAACTACTCTCGCATAGCGAATGCTACACTACCATCGTCGCAGCTGCGTTTCACTTCTGAGTTCGGAATGGGATCAGGTGGTTCCACAGCGCTATTGCCACCAGGCAAAAAACGTTTTATGCTCTTTAATTTAGCAAGCTTTAGTAATTCGACACACTATAACACTCTAAAACAGCTTGGGCGTTGTATGGTTAAGCCACACGGGCAATTAGTATCAGTTAGCTTAACACATCGCTGCGCTTCCACACCTGACCTATCAACGTTGTGGTCTTCAACGACCCTTTAGCAGACTCTAAGTCTGAGGGATGACTCATCTCGTGGCCGACTTCGCGCTTAGATGCTTTCAGCGCTTATTCGTTCCGAACGTAGCTACCGGGCAGTGCCATTGGCATGACAACCCGAACACCAGCGGTTCGTTCACTCCGGTCCTCTCGTACTAGGAGCAACTCCACTCAATCATCCAACGCCCACGGCAGATAGGGACCGAACTGTCTCACGACGTTCTAAACCCAACTCGCGTACCACTTTAAATGGCGAACAGCCATACCCTTGGGACCGACTTCAGCCCCAGGATGTGATGAGTCGACATCGAGGTGCCAAACACCGCCGTCGATATGAACTCTTGGGCGGTATCAGCCTGTTATCCCCGGAGTACCTTTTATCCGTTGAGCGATGGCCCTTCCATACAGAACCACCGGATCACTATGACCTACTTTCGTACCTGCTCGACGTGTCTGTCTCGCAGTTAAGCTGGCTTCTACCATTA
This window harbors:
- the rimI gene encoding ribosomal protein S18-alanine N-acetyltransferase, with translation MAVFATAECGMIFSEITVADIPALHQIELAANPYPWPVTAFQSSLSGLYFNYKLVIDNQLIGFVFCKIVADQAELFNICVNPNHQGKGLGKQLLQKLIADLTAKQVTELWLEVRASNQAAIGLYERFGFSCVDIRPNYYRNAQGAEDAHIMCLYLI
- a CDS encoding S9 family peptidase, which encodes MKLKTITNYLCLPLFLIYTASISAAEVKPLQYEDVFDLEFVSDPQPDAAGKRVVFVRNWMDKQTDRRRSTLWLSTVDGKSLQPLTDKDINASSPRWSPDQNRLAYIVNGQIHVKWLDTGSSSQLGQLASSPSNISWSPDGHWLAFSMFTEKNMQAPITLAGKPVGADWAKPAIYIDNKQYRVDGAGYTKLGFRHIYIMSSNGGSAIQLTEGDYNHSGDISWSLDSKSLYFSTNRQPDWQSKPVNTEIYKLDISTRKLIALTERDGPDSKPTLSPDGKLIAYVGYDDRKLGHQANRLYVMNLDGSNKRNLTEDLDRAIDSFQWQANSKGLYIQYDSEGAGILASQSLSGKRSTLVSDLGGGSYSRPYSGGQFSAADTGIIAYTQMSAKHPAELAIVSKGKTKTITDFNADLVFNRSISKVEEIWYSSTVDKRNLQGWVMYPPNFDPSKQYPLILEIHGGPHTAYGPQFAMELQLMAAKGYVVLYTNPRGSTSYGEDFANLIHHNYPSTDFNDLMDGVDAVIAKGFIDEKQLFVTGGSGGGVLTAWIVGHTDRFAAAVSVKPVINWFSFVLNADMYSYFSQYWFPALPWQNPEHYLKYSPISYVGNVTTPTMLMTGEADYRTPISETEQFYQALQLQGVETAMVRIPEASHSIYSRPSNLMAKTAYILYWFDKYRSDKAK